Within the Dermacentor silvarum isolate Dsil-2018 chromosome 8, BIME_Dsil_1.4, whole genome shotgun sequence genome, the region GTGCAATAAAGTAACATAGTGGCGTACCGGTTTTGCCATCTACCCTGAGGTCATCTATACACAAATACACATAAAAATAAATGTAATGTAAATTTCTGAATGCATTTGTAGCAAATGTCTCAATGCTCTCTCTGGACCGGGAACTCATGACAAATCAGTGTGGCAGGTTCGTCTGCAGTTTGACAAGCGAGGAGGTCTATGAGCTGTTAATACATTCTGAATTGGAACAAACTGGGGACGCAGAGTCAATTTCTATAGTAGCATGAAATGACCGCTGAAGcaacgctcggaaaaaaaaaccACGTGGCTGAGGATCGGACGCACAGCCATAGCCATAGCCAGTGTGGGATGCCGTCCGTTGGGTTCCTGTCACACTAATAATTTTGTGAACTGTTCACAAATGCTAAAGTAAGCAAGAGCGACGACGAAGAATCTGTATCTATGCCGCATGAAATGTCTAACGAACGAAAGCACGCAAGAAACACGGGAAAAACTTGGCGTCAAAGGTTTGATGCGATGAATCCGCTTACAGGAGGCCCTGTCTGTTTTTTGTTAATGAAACGTGTTCATTCTTTGCAGCCTCCGCAAGAATGCCCGAAACAACGGTTCTGCGTATCCTCAGCGCCGTCTGGTggattgccatcgtggtgctaaTGAATGCTTTCGCCGGCCAAATGCGTGCCTGTCTCTTGGTTAAATCCGAACGGCCGAGAATAAACACGCTGGCCGATATTGCTGCGAGGCCTCACCTGAAGGTTTATATTCTGAAAAACACTGTGGCTACCCGTTACATAGAGGTACGTGGTCTAATTTAGACGACGACGGCAGCACGAACATTATTCATCGGTATTTGTAATCTGTGGCGAATTCCTACCCCGAAAGTTCCTCTTTTACCTGTCATGCGAAAACCTTTTGGCACTCGAGGCACCAACTGTACATTCACAGGACCGGCAGGAGCACAGAATAGTTGTCTTGCGTTTGTTATGAGCTTGAGAATTTGTTGTTTGCAACTTTCTTGTTGGCTCCTTCATGCATCCTGGAGCCCGTGATAGGCCGTTGAATGAGAATAGCCAGCTGAATCACATTTATTTACGGAATTATTTCTTTGAGCCCTTCTTGCTCTTGTACAGAAATAACGATTTACAAATTTTCGAGACGTGGACATGCCTTCggtgccgccgccaccaccgacGTCGTGGCACGGTACCAACTGCGTATGCGTGGCCCGCGCGTGAATGGTGCTCTCCATGTCTTCATGTCTCTTTAAGGTATTTTATCTAGAGACCTTAGATGTCCAGGGATATGAGGACGCGCAGTGCATTTGGCAGAAAAAACGGCGTATTGCCAAGTCGACGCACCATCGCGCTCCGCTCAATCCGCGCTGAAGCGGGGCCAGGGCAGAGTTCGGCCTTCCACTGCAGGCATGAAATTTATGAAATTCCGggctttacgtgcgaaaaccataAAAAGTTAGTAGGGGTCCCGTATGCTACAAcgaagacgacttgaaggcgaaagcccgactgccgctaactcaatgacacgacgaccacttttttgttgagtcatcttcactccgaacccatattttgcagtCAATTTTTCAACTGAtacttatttcaccaaactcggaccatgACTCCGCACTTATTtgtgctgagtcatcatcactttgaacccatattatgcagtcatttttgcaagtcatcctttattcaccaaactctAACCGTTACTCAACACTTTTTTACGGAATAACTCTCACTGGGCCCCTCAAATCTCCATATATTTTTGCAAATCACTCCCCACTCAATAACcgcttgattcactcttaattcacactctATTCACTCTTTATTCACCCTATCAATGcctggttcaccttcattcacttatcccatctcggttttacttccgtCAAACTTCGTTTGCTCTATTattccaaatttccaattttcatcgctcttgattcaccctatcaccccTTCATTCACTCTCTATTgtctctcatttactcttcattatcttaggtCACTCAATCTAATCATTatctttcgtttgactcctatcacccaactaaacaccttgtagaaacttcttcctcgctcacctgctatCATGATGGTCATCGTGACTGTTGTTCCAttaaacgccatgtttgctcatcgaccgctcttcgtgtgtggtccttcgcgggtttctacaaaatggtgccgaaacccgggagctGTATTAATCAACGACCGAACAGCCCCCAGGACCGACTGACGCATGGATTCGCCGGGAAGAGCGGAGTCAACGAAAATGACTGCCCTCATCCATACACCGACAGCCGCATGCTACAAGGAGGCCGAGCTGATCATGGTTAGGGCACTTATCAGAAGGACGGTAAGCCTCATTTTCGACGATATCGACACGGCGCTCAGTGAGGTCACAACGGCTCAACTGCACCTCATGAGCAGCCGGCTCGAAATGCTTCACGCGAGGCTTTGTTTCCTTGATGGAAAGATTGAAGTGTTCCCTCCCGACGACGAAATATATGAAGAATATACTCTTCAGGTAGATTACATAGATAAACTGGTTACACTGCAGTCTAAAATCAGATTTGCTATTGAGACGACACAGAGTGTAAACAGTGAATACGTGTTACAGATCTCTGGAAAGGGAATGACCATCTTATTACTCTTGGGCCTTGAAGCGTTGCAAAACATACAGTCGGTAAAAGATTGTAAGACCAAAGCTACAAGCCATGGCTGCATTGAAGAAGGTAAACGAAAGAACGGCATAAAGACAGAAATCTTCAATGACATGGAAATACCCACTGAAGACAATATTTTCGTGTCTAAAACCGGTAGTAACATGGTTAGAGATGTGTATGACGGAACCGAAGACAGCTATCCACTGTTGTTATCATCTTGGACTTTAGAGACACATCGGAAGCACAAGGACGAACAAGTAGCTCTTGTAGCCATAGGGATACCGAAAGAAGCTTCACACAGTGTCCAAGACATGTAAACGGATCAAATAGCAACACGTGGTTCGACAACATCTCTGATGAACAGTGCAGGAGTTCACGAAGACCTCATTTTCACCGAAGAGTCACGGTGCCGTCCAGGCAAGGAAAAGCATACTCATTGTATTGATGACCACGAAGGCGCATGCATGAACGGAAGCGAAATGAATTCCAGCCAGTACCAGTGCCGACAACAGGAGGCCCATCGTCACTGCGCATTCAACGTAGAAGTACATCTTCACACAGCCCTTTCTCACTCTGTCAGAACTCACTACTTAACTGTCAAAGAATCCTACATGACACAAACAACCAACGTCCGACCATTAAGACTACTACTGCTGCAGATATCCAGAAAAGCGAGGTCAACGATGCATCTGAGACCGGATATCATCTGCGCAAAATCAAAGGAGTGCAAAGACAGAACGAGGTGTCCGTTTCGCCGATTGCTTTTCCTACGCTGCGCTTTTCTTGACGATGCTCACACTGTTTCAACGAAGATTAAGCTACGACCACAGATGCGCCAGCTACTGATGTTCAACGTTGAGCAACGTCGTCTAACACCACTACGTGTGCACATCAGAATTGACACTTCGAAACAAAGTACAACTGCGCATTCGGCAAGACAACAAGGACAAGGCAGATATCCTGGTGAATACCGACCACAAAACGAATTTACACTGAACCAGTGAACAACGCCCCCCGTGCGACGTTTCCTTCACATTATCTATCCGCCCGGAATTTCACGATCGTTTTTATATGGTGTAACTGGACTGTCTCTTTGCCAAGGACACGAACATAACCCTCCATATAGTGGCGGGGAGTATGTAGACATTTCTTACTCActcacctgctatcatcatcgtcatcgtgacTGTTGTTCCATTAAAACGCCATAtttgctcatcgaccgctcttcctgtgtggtccttcgcgggtttctacaaaTGTTGGATACAAAGCTCGGCAAGCAAGTGGAAGCAATTTGTTTATAATTGAGTTAACCAGATTCGCCAAGTAACAGATCCCGACCAGTGGCATCACTGTCCGGGAACACAAAACCCAGCTGATCAGCTGACGCGTGGGTTTTCACTCACAAACCATCGAAATAGCCAGCTGTGGTGGAAAGGACTTAACTGGCTtctacgtgcggcaaatagttcACCAACGAAATCTGACGTTCAAGATTCTGGACCAGAAGACGAACAAGTTGATTCTGAGTTACAAACAAACGTTCCTGTACTGGTGAGCATGAAAAGAGAAGCACTTTTCAGTGACGAACGATTTAGTTCTTGGTTATGAATGGCAAGGGTGACAGCATGGGTCAAACGGTTCATGGACAACTGCCGATCGCCAATGTCTCATACAGAAGGATCACTTACAGCTACTGAATTTCAAGAAGCTGAGAACATCTGGTTCAAGCAAATGCATGAGGATTTAAACTCGCCACCTCAGGAgtatgttaaatattagaggaagaggacgacggcAAGCGTCCTCCGGGAAGCGGCTCTCTAgtgatctggcgcttctggactgattTCGACCGGCCAGTATGGACGTGTTGTTACGATCCTTCGGGCAgtaaacttccccttcccgcccttctactaCGAACACTCCTTTGTTTTACACACCGTTAATTCCCCAtccttaattcacctcattcatcTCTCTGcatgcaccctttttatcattatcatcattaccCATTACTATCATTATTTCTCGGTTCTGGGCCCCTTTTCGAGTTTTCGACCCAATTTACCGCGTTGTCATGCTAATTATTATAATTAACTGTTGCGAGTGTATGCGTTAATACTGCCAACTTCTCTGCTTGTCGTCTTTAAGGGTAACAGATTAACGGCATATAAGTAAAAGACAAGCACAAAGAAAGCGACAGGATGAGGGCtgatttattctttttttttcagaaagcatGGGAAGCCAAATGCATAACCACATGAAATCAAAAAGAGCAGAAGCAGTAAACAAACATACAAAATCATATTTTTGCGTATGTTACACGTTTACTCTACCCTGTGTATACAgttgttctgaaaaaaaaaacaacaatagtTTTGAGGACATCGTCTTTCCCGTCATTTTATTTGATCGTTGTCTTTTATTTGCACTGTTATTCTGCTACCATGAGTTACCAACTTCCCCAAACGAGCAAATTTTTCATGTCTTAATCCCCTTTTCCCATTCGCCAGTGTAGGTTAGCGAACCGGGCTTTGTAGACGTTGCTGCCTTTGCTTTAGCGCTTCTTCCTTTGTGCTCTTCCTCACTCTCTGTGTATTCTTCCTTCGCACCTTGTTTCACGCAGTGGTCTCAAGGAGCAGCCGAGAAGAAAGTGTGGAGCATGATTCGCCGCCACGGGACCGACCTCTACGGCTTGTTGCGCTACTCGGATGAGATGCTGACCGAAATTGTCCAGGAGAAAGCGGTGATGATACACGTCGAATCAAATTCTCGAGCCGAGGTACGTACGTAATAATTCCTCCTATACTGTGGCGCAAAGCGAAAAATGATTTTTCCATTCGAGAATGCTAAGACAAATTGCACGGGCATCTCTTGAGATGGCGTGGCGTGGTGCGTTAACGGTGGACAGTGCTCAGCCATTGTAGCGCCATACTCGGATTGTGTGGCGGCCGTCGCTTTTTTGTGCCACCGGTGAGCGCTGGGTGATCGCCATGGGACCAAATGCACTCACAACGTGCCACAAAGGCTCTCGATTTCATCGTATACAGTGATGTATAAGCTTGGTCTCCCCTGCACCCACGGATGGCGCAAAGAGCATTGCCAGCCATGCACTCTGAGCATCAGGTTGCAAACACTTTGCactttacaaagaaaaaaaaaataacataccCAGTACACTGTATCAGGCGCGCTTGTGGAGTGGGATGCGTGAAACCTCTTGTGTGTGCTGCGCATGTTACTAAAGTATAGAAATGGCGTAACCAAACGAACAAGtcacatttattcacgcattaaaAAGCTTACATGCCTAACCTAAATTACAGCTAGTAGGTGTCTCATGGCCTAATTTTACAATCGTTTCGCActcgatggtggtggtggtggtgatgttgcagcaggcggggttggcctggcatacatagccggcaatcaTTCAGCCTGAATCTCCTATGAGTTgggatcaggggtgtgtcaccagctGTCGATGATGCCCGTCTCGCAGGAAGGCAATCAGCAGTCGTTTTAAGTATTCGCGGTTGTTTCTTGTTCTTTCTATGTTCCCACCCACTCCCGCAGTCCtccgcaaaaaaataaaaaataaaaaaataaaaaaatacacgcGTTTCAGAAGCGCAAGAAATTCTGTTCTATATCTACGTTCCTGGTGTTGCCAGAGAAATAGGTCATTCTAAATGCACGTAAAGCACATTATCGACATATTCTCTTCGTGGTGATGTATACAGCGCCAGGGAGTTCATTTTACACCGACATGCGCAATACCAGGCAGGTGCTTTAATTAAAATTTTGTTGGCGCATTTTGGCCTAAATCAAGCCAGAAATTCGGAAATCCGCGCTACGAGTtgacgctttcgctcgcacaatTGACTAGGACTGAATGCAATAGGCGCATTTTCTTTTCGATTTCGCAGGCAGGCCACTTCTGCGAGGACGGTCCCACGGGAGAGTTCTACTTGGGCACGGAGATCATGTACACCCTGATGCCCGGTGGCTACATGAACCGAGGATTGAATTACAGCCTTCGACGACGGATTAAGAGAATGTAATAACTTTTCTCGACTTATTCGCAGTAACGTTACTTCGTCGCACGATCACCCTCTTCTGTGCACTGTTGTCACCTCATCATTGCAAGAAGGCTGCCTAATGACGAACCGCCGCGGAGAcctagtggctatggcgtccGGCTGGTCGGCATAAAATCATGTCGTGGGTGCGATTCCCctacgcggcggccgcattcgggTAGGGGTTGGATGCAAGAACGCTaccgtacttagatttagatccCGGAAGTTAAATGCCGCGTAAAAAGCTTAGTGGAGATATGCCGGGTGTTTGACGAAATGTGCCCTAAATTCCTTGAAAGTGACAAAGATCTcatacttaaaatatttttttcgttattggtttTGCCGTAGCCATACGTTTTAAATTGATTCGATAAATTATTTAAACAAGTAATTATGTAAATAAGGCTAATTAAGTTTCTTAAGCGATGCAGTTATTCCCGATGATAGACTTGAAGCTCGCCACCCAAGGAGATCTAAATCGTTTCCAGAAATGCAAAAAAGTAACGTtgctagatatttgcagcgtgatGAATTCCGGCTAATTTCACAAGGAAAAGCGAAACGGaaaaattgacaaaaaaaaaaatggaagtgaCATGGCGTTTGCCCATGAGTGACGTGACTATTTCCGCCTCACCGTCGGGCGAGGATGAAGCAACCGAAGTAGCGGCTTTATCGGGACGCTGGCTTGGTACTTGCCCATCTGTGAGGCACAATAAAACACGTCACTCATGGGCGTAAACAAAGGCCGTATAAGTTGCGCTTTTCAGGTGAAACACCCACACGCTAGAGGTAAGCTGTTTCTTTCCGTATCCATGTCACGTGTTTTGCGCTTTTTAGCTATACGTTTATCCTGAACTATTTGAAGTGAACTTTCCGCAACGCAGTTTTCATGGGCTGTTGGCAAAGTAGCCGTGTTGCGCACGCTAGCAAAGACACACACAATTATTTCACTATTTCAGAATGAAGTGCTTATGCAGTTGAGCGTTGTTTTCATAAGCGCTAAATAATCTTTTAAAAGAAGTGCGCGACAGTGAATCAAGCTGtgaaaagcgaaagaaaattacTGAATGCTCTAAAAAATCACGTTAATACAGTGTCCCTGCGCCAGAACACCTGGAAAAGGCGACTCGGTGCTGTTCATTATGACGTTGAAATTAGTGGTAAAGAAATACATGATGACTTGTACTTAGTGTAGAATAAGCATTACTCTATTTCCTGTGACATACCTACCAACTCCCTCAACTTTTTCGTAAAGTATACGAATTCGGGCTGATTCTACGGTTTATCAACGTTACATCCAGTTTTACTACAAATAAATTCTGTTCACGTTTATGTTTTAAAGCTGTTGAAAGATGGAGTGATGCAAAATTGCAAACATTCATTCGATAAATAAATTGCGATGCACGAAATGCCCTATAGTAGAAGGATACTTTCATCCAACAGTTTTATAGAGATAAGTTCCCCAAGTATAGGCAAAATCGGCAGCAGCAATAGCGTTGCAAAAACTTACCGCGATCTAAAAAAATTACGCCAGAACTCGTCTCAGCATGACTATCGACGGTAAGGCGAATAGCAATGGGGCAACATAGAAGCAGACCCTACTCCTAAAATCACGTTTATTTACCACGCCTAACGGTAATTGTGAGGCTTCCGCTGATTTGGCCATATGCCACATACTGCGATATCGTCCCACTTTAATTTCTATGGCACGCGATTGCCAATGTCGCCCATGAGTACGGAGGCGTGACGACGTCTCTATGACGTACACCAACGCAGTGACGATTGAATGACAAGGACGGAATGATATCAATTAAACGACAAAGGCGTATGACGAAGGCAACAATGAAGTGTCGATTCTTAAATTATGACGATGGTTTAACGATGACATAGATGAAGGAAAGGGTACGAGAGGTCCCGGCCGGCACGGACATGTTGGAGAAAGTGCGGCGGAAGTCACGTGCCATTTTTctcaaaggagcactgggactggtACTCCAAACGTCAACGTTGCAACCATAGCCACTGCGGTCCTGAAGCTCTCGCTGCTGTTCTCGGCCTCTGAAAGGTGACGTgtggttttaacgcgacagcgttaagggtgccgtgtggcagaaaatccggcgtcggcgccggcgtcggcgcggatgtcggcgtccgcggcggagaaaatcatccccaaccaccccgaccgcgcaggcgttccgcgtggcgcaaggtgttattGAAGAAAAAATGAACTTGTCACAGTGAAATgggtcagaaaaatggtaaagtacgacttaacgacaacctacagaaatggtggcgtcggattgtaatttgaatgtacgagaaaacataattctgttacgaggaaactcaaacacaaaccatttttccagcatttctaccacaggaacagcggcgcgctcggataggttagttgcgaaattcatatgcagatggtgctcgcatcctcggcaggtcaaattgggagtTCGCctgctaaatgcgtttttccggcGGTGTCTTTCTCgtagcaatttctttttttcgcgagaaaagctgactttggagtgtagtgtgtaagcttgaaggttgtgttttgggtctatgagtgtgagtgtcagccagcaacagatacgcTTAAGCAATCACGGAGGgtgtcttcgtcgtcgtcttcaacgtgccacggaaaaagaCACGGGAGCGCGTCCACTTCACTTAAACTGCTGCAGGCGTTTGTTTGATATGGTTTGTTTGAATACGACGAACTGACGACAATTGGATGAGAACGGCAGCACAATCGCGATTTAATGAGAAAAGCATGATTAAGATAGAATAACGAAcaaggaatgatgtcgatggaTCGACAAAGGTTGCGTGAAGACGATGACATGACGACCATTGGCTGACTGCAGTGAAGTGATGACGATAgtgaaacgacagcgtgacgacggtcACATGACGAGAGTCGCATGTCCAGCTGCAGTACGCGCCTGATACATAACTTGTTTCGATAGTACGTGGCCATACTTTGTGTCGCCATATTGATTCATCGCTAAacacattaccgtcgacagttaaCGTGAGATGGCTTCCGCCGCATTATTTTTTTCGGTAAATTTACAGGTTGAAGTCTTTCATTTCAAGCAAAAACATATTGGAAAGTGTCACTGTTTATGCGGATCGTCGCACTATGTAATCCGTACGCAAAAAgagcacaagaaaacatgaactgGACTTCATTTGATTATTGCATGTTATTTCATTGCTTGCAAACTGGAAAGCATACCAGTGACTGTTGTCGTTTTCTTTCTGCAGTGCGACGGCTTTTCGAGAGAGTGGAATTGCGGATTTAAAGTACACGAAGGCCATGTCTCCGACTGAACGTTGCAGCATCAACGAGGAAGAAGAGCAGCTCAAGATGCAAGACATGATGTCCGTGTTCAACTTGTACGCTGCCTTCATCACCGCCTGTATTTTCCTCTTTGTGGCCGAACTGATCACTGACCGCGGTATCCATGGCGTACGCTATAGGCGACGCATTCAGCAAATCAAGCGTAGAGTGGCATGGTAGAAGTTTAGTTGTCCCCCTTTTGTTTCAAGCAGGACTGCAAAGAAGATTTAAATCGGTAGTCCCGCCAAATATTACGTAGAGTCCGACACTTTCAGATTACAAAGTGCCCATCGGTTAAGCATTTCTAGATCatttaaaacgaaaaaaaaaagtttgaaccACTTTGCACCATGAATATTAAGGTTAAGGTACAAGCGggcgttatttcttttttctgaagATGTGGAAGCTAATTAAGGTATGAGAACTCGTTGCGGTTGTTGCATCCTAGAATGTGGCAGTAGTGAAATTCTTGTGGACACTGCACGCCGATTTTTCGAGTACTGGTTACTGTGTGTAGAGCTTCGGTTGATTGGGTAGGCACGCAGGGCTCGACACCCACGTCAGCAGTAGGTAGAGTTTGCAGTGAACGTTCAAGTTCCGAAGTGGTGTCCCATGCTCAGGACAGTGCACTGGTGCTCGTGAACATGAGAGAACGCTGCAAATGCGTGGATGGCACGCCATTTTGCGTTCGGCATACAAAAGCTTCACAAAGCACGTCTTTTCAAGACGGGTTGCACGTGCAGCCTATTTCCTTTATATATAGCATTGCTTCGTGTACTCTAGGCCAGCACCATCCCGTCCGTCTGCAATCAGTATCTACCCGCCGCAGTTGCGTTGTAATTTCGGCGCTATGCTACTAAGCTCGCGGTCGCTGGATCAAATTCGTCCGTCCTGATACGCCGGAAGCGAAGACTGGCTTTTGTCTCTCGTCGTCGTCAGGCTACCTCATTATCCCCATTTTCACCCTAGCCCAAAGCGTCAAGAAAAGCAAAACTTCTACCAGCCATGTGAACGAAACTGACGGCCCTGCAGAAATGGA harbors:
- the LOC125947532 gene encoding uncharacterized protein LOC125947532 translates to MAGYLLTFDPQVWALLLVFLALLSIVFAVLDVTQRNMQGLRSTPLESWNEHFWMLFENMFCEASARMPETTVLRILSAVWWIAIVVLMNAFAGQMRACLLVKSERPRINTLADIAARPHLKVYILKNTVATRYIEWSQGAAEKKVWSMIRRHGTDLYGLLRYSDEMLTEIVQEKAVMIHVESNSRAEAGHFCEDGPTGEFYLGTEIMYTLMPGGYMNRGLNYSLRRRIKRIATAFRESGIADLKYTKAMSPTERCSINEEEEQLKMQDMMSVFNLYAAFITACIFLFVAELITDRGIHGVRYRRRIQQIKRRVAW